The Thiorhodovibrio frisius genome segment GATGTTCATGATTCCAATTCCCCGGTCAGGTTGACACCTTGCACATCACCTCAACGCTGCTCATGTCCGGCATGTGCAGGTCGAAAAAGATCGGATCGGGCCGTTGCGCCCGCACCCGCGCGATGCCCTCGGTGCCTTTGGCTGCGAGCACGAGATTTTAGTCCATCAGACGGCTCAGCGCGAGAACGAAGGCATCGCGAATACCTTCTTTGTCGTCCCCGTCTCGCACCCGGTCTTGCAGTCAAGATGACAACAGCGGCGGATGGGATGTCGCAAAGGGCGCAAATTGGCCTGCGGCATGCGATATCACCCTTGATGTATTGCCTTTTTCTATTTAGGCATGCCCTTTGCTTTAGATTGCCCTGCCAGAGGTGTTTCGGCTCCTCTGGGGTGGGTGTCGCGTGCGGTCGATGAAATGACTGCCGGCGGCGCTGACGCGACATCGGTATTCAGGGCTCTATTGGAGGGCTTGCGCATGACTAGGACTCCGCC includes the following:
- a CDS encoding response regulator, whose translation is MLAAKGTEGIARVRAQRPDPIFFDLHMPDMSSVEVMCKVST